One window from the genome of Hyperolius riggenbachi isolate aHypRig1 chromosome 6, aHypRig1.pri, whole genome shotgun sequence encodes:
- the ANGPTL3 gene encoding angiopoietin-related protein 3: MKVLLLVLLPLVLSATIEKKEGHFETLATETKSRFALLDDVRILANGLLQLGHGLKDFVQKTKGQINEIFQKLNVFDKSFYDLSEQTNEIREKEEELKMKTSRLQENNEELKNLSTRIYSQIEYLLQDKSQLQSKIQRLEEKLNQISDGQPEKQDHQQIVTLKQYVEQQELNIQRLLKVVQDQNNQLDFQNGQIKDLEEKLSNGSFYESFKTFPISHKLDKSLHPNETGDPTPASNEHPRDCSEAYNRGEKMSGVYTIRPTNGTEFKVYCEMNPDAAWTVIQRRADGSVDFNQTWEDYRNGFGDLTGEFWLGLQKIYTLTQQADYILHIELQDWKYNTRFVEYLFSLGNQDTNYTIQVSQVLGNIPGAIPEYTQLPFSTKDHYAQHLKCPPEALSGGWWKSTCGGTNLNAKYTKPKSKVRAEKRRGQGLYWKPEKGRIYSLRSTKIMLYRADLENFD, encoded by the exons ATGAAAGTCCTCCTCCTCGTTCTCCTTCCCTTGGTGCTCTCTGCGACCATCGAAAAAAAAGAAGGCCACTTTGAAACTTTAGCCACAGAAACCAAATCGAGGTTCGCTCTGCTGGACGATGTCAGAATCTTAGCCAATGGTCTCCTGCAGCTGGGTCATGGACTTAAAGATTTTGTCCAAAAAACCAAAGGGCAGATTAACGAGATCTTTCAAAAGCTCAACGTTTTCGACAAGTCTTTCTACGATCTTTCCGAGCAGACCAATGAGATccgagagaaggaggaggaactgaaaatgaaaacctCGAGGCTGCAAGAGAACAACGAGGAGCTCAAAAACCTGTCAACAAGAATCTACTCGCAGATCGAATATCTCCTCCAAGACAAATCCCAGCTACAGTCCAAAATCCAGAGGTTAGAGGAAAAGCTGAATCAGATTTCAGACGGCCAGCCAGAAAAACAAGACCACCAGCAAATAGTTACACTCAAA CAATATGTGGAACAGCAAGAACTTAATATTCAACGGCTACTGAAGGTTGTGCAGGATCAAAACAACCAGCTCGATTTCCAGAATGGGCAAATAAAGGACCTGGAGGAGAAG CTCAGCAATGGCAGCTTTTATGAGAGTTTCAAGACCTTCCCCATCAGTCATAAACTAGACAAGTCGTTGCATCCAAATGAGACAGGAGACCCCACACCTGCGTCAAATG AACATCCACGAGACTGCAGCGAGGCCTACAATAGAGGTGAAAAGATGAGCGGAGTCTACACCATCAGACCCACCAATGGGACAGAGTTCAAAGTTTACTGTGAAATGAACCCAG ACGCTGCCTGGACGGTGATCCAGAGAAGGGCAGATGGCTCTGTGGATTTCAACCAGACATGGGAAGATTATCGCAATGGTTTTGGTGACCTGACTG GTGAGTTTTGGCTGGGACTGCAGAAGATCTACACCCTGACTCAGCAAGCAGATTATATTCTGCACATCGAGCTACAAGACTGGAAGTACAACACCCGCTTTGTGGAGTATCTGTTCAGCCTGGGGAACCAAGATACGAATTACACGATACAAGTTTCTCAGGTCCTGGGAAACATTCCTGGTGCAATCCCTGAATACACACAACTTCCGTTTTCTACCAAAGATCACTACGCGcagcacctgaaatgcccaccggAGGCACTGTCAG GTGGTTGGTGGAAATCTACCTGTGGTGGAACCAATCTGAATGCAAAATACACAAAGCCAAAATCTAAAGTGAGAGCCGAAAAGCGAAGAGGGCAAGGGTTATACTGGAAGCCAGAGAAGGGCCGGATATATTCTCTCCGTTCCACCAAGATCATGCTCTATCGAGCTGACCTGGAAAATTTCGACTAA